From Flavobacterium alkalisoli, the proteins below share one genomic window:
- a CDS encoding HAD family hydrolase yields the protein MVNAVIFDMDGVVVNTEPVGLEANRKFYKTLGIDVTDEIYSDFIGNSDKNIIQKLRNIFDLQQSEEELLEESYKYYFDAFESSEDLELLPGVKDLIIDLYNNGMTLVLASSAAKRKIEAVFTRFDLHKYFKTKISGEDFEQSKPNPAIFVEAVKQTGFPKEECIVIEDSTNGIKAAKGAGVFCVGYQSEHSMGQNTSLADKVITDFKQLDYKTIKNLI from the coding sequence ATGGTAAACGCTGTAATTTTTGATATGGATGGGGTAGTGGTTAACACTGAACCCGTAGGACTTGAAGCGAACCGCAAATTTTATAAAACCCTTGGGATAGATGTTACCGATGAAATCTATTCTGATTTTATAGGTAATTCCGATAAGAATATTATCCAGAAGCTGCGCAATATATTTGATTTGCAACAATCGGAAGAAGAATTGCTTGAAGAGAGCTATAAGTATTACTTTGATGCTTTTGAAAGCAGTGAAGATCTTGAGCTGTTACCCGGTGTAAAAGACCTTATTATAGATTTGTATAATAACGGGATGACCTTAGTGTTAGCATCTTCTGCGGCAAAAAGGAAAATTGAGGCCGTTTTTACAAGGTTTGATTTGCACAAATATTTCAAAACCAAAATAAGCGGTGAGGATTTTGAACAATCAAAACCTAATCCCGCCATATTTGTGGAAGCTGTAAAACAAACCGGATTCCCAAAGGAAGAATGTATAGTTATAGAAGACAGCACTAACGGTATAAAAGCAGCAAAAGGAGCAGGTGTGTTTTGTGTAGGTTACCAGAGTGAACACTCAATGGGACAAAATACTTCGCTGGCAGATAAGGTTATAACAGATTTTAAACAGCTTGATTATAAAACAATAAAGAATCTTATTTAA
- the recG gene encoding ATP-dependent DNA helicase RecG, with amino-acid sequence MNNLLETPIEYLKGVGPARGELLRKELGIHKYGDLINLYPNRYIDRTRYYRINELQNSNSEVQIVGKVVNIKTVEQKRGKRLVATFTDNTGQMELVWFQGHKWIRENIKINVPYVIFGKVSSFNGVFNMAHPEMELLTEHEQSLRSAMQPIYPSTEKLTQRGITNKVVNKIMQQLFIETQALFKETLPANLLQELALIPKNAALFNIHFPKSQEILAKAQFRLKFEELFFIQLQLITKNLIRKHKIKGHAFDKVGDMFNGFYQNHLPFELTNAQKRVLKEIRNDMGQPAQMNRLLQGDVGSGKTIVALMSMLLALDNGFQACLMAPTEILANQHFSGLSELAKPLNLNIKILTGSTKTSERKIIHEELENGTLDIIIGTHALLEDKVQFKNLGLAVIDEQHRFGVEQRSKLWKKNEIPPHILVMTATPIPRTLAMSLYGDLDISVIDELPPGRKPIKTVHRYDSNRLKVWAFLKEEIAKGRQVYIVYPLIQESEKMDYKDLMDGYESISRDFPLPQYSVSIVHGQMKPAEKDSEMERFAKGKTNIMVATTVIEVGVNVPNASVMVIESAERFGLSQLHQLRGRVGRGAEQSYCIMMTGGKLSNDSKVRMDTMVRTNDGFEIAEVDLKLRGPGDIMGTQQSGVLNLQIADLVKDREILQMARHFAIRLLKDDPNLNRSEHAALKHTFIELTKKKNIWNYIS; translated from the coding sequence ATGAATAACCTGTTAGAAACTCCTATAGAATACCTTAAAGGCGTAGGCCCTGCCCGGGGTGAATTGTTGCGCAAGGAGTTGGGCATTCATAAATATGGCGACCTTATAAATCTTTACCCCAACCGATATATAGATCGTACACGCTATTACCGTATAAACGAACTGCAAAACAGCAATTCGGAAGTACAGATAGTTGGTAAGGTTGTAAATATTAAAACCGTTGAGCAAAAGCGCGGCAAACGCCTTGTAGCTACGTTTACAGATAATACCGGACAAATGGAACTGGTTTGGTTTCAGGGACATAAATGGATAAGGGAAAACATAAAGATCAATGTTCCCTATGTTATTTTTGGTAAAGTGAGTTCTTTTAACGGAGTGTTCAATATGGCGCATCCTGAAATGGAACTGCTTACTGAGCATGAACAAAGCCTGCGCAGTGCCATGCAGCCCATTTACCCCAGTACCGAAAAGCTTACACAACGCGGTATCACTAATAAGGTGGTAAACAAGATAATGCAGCAACTGTTTATTGAAACACAGGCATTGTTTAAGGAAACGCTTCCGGCAAACCTGTTACAGGAATTAGCGCTTATCCCTAAAAATGCAGCACTGTTTAATATTCACTTCCCTAAAAGTCAGGAAATACTGGCTAAGGCACAGTTCAGGCTAAAGTTTGAAGAATTGTTTTTTATTCAGTTACAACTTATCACCAAAAATCTTATCCGTAAGCATAAAATAAAAGGACATGCGTTTGATAAGGTTGGCGATATGTTTAATGGCTTTTATCAAAACCATTTGCCGTTTGAACTTACCAATGCCCAAAAACGTGTGCTTAAAGAAATAAGGAACGACATGGGGCAGCCTGCACAAATGAACCGATTATTACAGGGAGATGTAGGTTCGGGTAAAACCATTGTGGCATTAATGAGTATGCTTTTGGCTCTTGATAACGGTTTTCAGGCTTGCCTAATGGCACCTACCGAGATTTTAGCCAATCAGCATTTTTCAGGTTTATCTGAATTGGCTAAACCTTTGAATTTAAATATAAAAATACTTACCGGTTCAACTAAAACTTCAGAACGAAAAATTATTCATGAAGAGCTTGAAAACGGTACACTCGATATAATAATAGGTACTCATGCCCTGCTTGAAGATAAGGTACAGTTTAAAAACCTGGGACTTGCCGTTATAGATGAGCAACATCGTTTTGGTGTAGAACAACGTTCCAAACTATGGAAGAAAAATGAAATTCCGCCACATATACTGGTGATGACGGCTACCCCTATTCCGCGTACGCTGGCAATGAGTTTGTATGGCGATCTTGATATATCTGTTATAGATGAACTTCCTCCGGGACGTAAGCCCATTAAAACAGTACACCGTTACGACAGTAACCGCCTAAAAGTATGGGCTTTCCTTAAAGAGGAAATTGCTAAAGGAAGACAGGTTTATATAGTATATCCGCTTATTCAGGAAAGTGAGAAAATGGATTATAAAGACCTGATGGACGGATATGAAAGTATTTCGCGCGATTTCCCTTTACCGCAATACAGTGTCAGTATAGTACACGGCCAAATGAAACCCGCCGAAAAAGACAGCGAGATGGAGCGTTTTGCCAAAGGTAAAACCAACATCATGGTTGCCACTACTGTAATTGAGGTTGGTGTAAATGTACCTAATGCCAGTGTTATGGTTATAGAAAGTGCCGAGCGTTTCGGGCTTTCTCAGCTGCATCAGTTAAGAGGTCGTGTAGGCCGTGGAGCCGAACAGAGTTACTGTATTATGATGACAGGAGGTAAACTTAGTAACGACAGCAAAGTGCGTATGGATACTATGGTAAGAACTAATGATGGCTTTGAAATTGCGGAAGTTGATCTTAAACTGCGTGGTCCCGGAGATATTATGGGCACACAGCAAAGTGGTGTGCTTAACCTACAAATAGCCGATTTGGTTAAAGACCGGGAAATACTGCAAATGGCAAGGCATTTTGCTATTAGATTACTTAAAGATGACCCTAACCTTAACAGATCGGAACATGCTGCCTTAAAGCATACTTTTATTGAACTTACAAAGAAGAAAAATATCTGGAATTATATTTCTTAA
- a CDS encoding DUF7660 family protein translates to MEDELYNKQITSRKDFVEFLKLLHKYYTSKPENWENNALESFLEALSAYAVDIPGAHKNTKQDRNPDIADWQVFADILRGAIAYE, encoded by the coding sequence ATGGAAGATGAACTGTATAATAAACAAATTACAAGTAGGAAAGATTTTGTTGAGTTTCTAAAACTTCTGCATAAATACTACACCTCAAAACCAGAAAATTGGGAGAACAATGCCCTCGAATCTTTTTTAGAAGCACTGTCTGCTTACGCTGTGGATATACCTGGTGCACATAAAAATACAAAACAAGACAGAAATCCTGATATAGCAGACTGGCAGGTATTTGCAGATATACTAAGAGGAGCTATTGCCTACGAATAA
- a CDS encoding four-helix bundle copper-binding protein gives MKKNQTMIDACLACFAACELCATECIKMVNEEHLKCIASCRDCAEICMLCVKFMSRGSDYKEQLMKLCADVCNACADECEKFADEDDHCKECAEACRKCAEECMAY, from the coding sequence ATGAAAAAAAATCAAACTATGATTGATGCATGCCTTGCGTGTTTTGCTGCATGTGAGCTGTGTGCTACCGAATGTATTAAAATGGTAAATGAAGAACATTTAAAATGTATTGCCAGCTGCCGTGATTGTGCTGAAATATGTATGTTGTGCGTTAAGTTTATGAGCAGAGGCTCTGACTATAAGGAGCAATTAATGAAATTATGTGCTGATGTTTGTAATGCCTGTGCCGATGAGTGTGAAAAATTTGCAGATGAAGACGACCATTGCAAAGAGTGTGCAGAAGCCTGCCGTAAATGTGCAGAAGAATGTATGGCCTACTAA
- a CDS encoding HAD family hydrolase, which produces MIKTVIFDMDGVIVDTEPVHHFAYYQHFKNLDIEVTHEMYATFTGNSTKNVYQKLKEAFGLEHEVEHLVQTKRSLFNEAFDIKEDLDLLPGVRQLIVDLYNNGVQLILASSASKVTIERVFNRFGLHQYFTHIVSGEDFPKSKPHPAIFEHAASLSVAPKEECVVIEDSTNGIKAAKAAGIYCIGYQSENSKLQELAEADMIIGDFSELDYLKIRDIK; this is translated from the coding sequence ATGATAAAGACTGTAATATTTGATATGGATGGGGTTATTGTTGATACAGAGCCCGTACATCATTTTGCATACTACCAGCATTTTAAAAACCTTGACATTGAAGTTACCCACGAAATGTATGCTACATTTACCGGAAACTCAACAAAAAATGTATACCAAAAATTAAAAGAGGCTTTTGGTCTTGAGCATGAGGTAGAGCATTTGGTACAAACCAAAAGATCTTTATTTAATGAAGCTTTTGATATTAAGGAAGATCTGGACCTTTTACCGGGAGTAAGACAACTTATTGTAGATCTTTATAATAACGGAGTACAGCTTATACTGGCTTCTTCGGCATCAAAAGTTACTATCGAGAGGGTTTTTAACCGTTTCGGGCTTCATCAGTATTTTACGCATATCGTTAGTGGGGAAGATTTTCCTAAGTCTAAACCGCATCCTGCTATTTTTGAGCATGCAGCTTCGTTATCTGTAGCACCAAAAGAAGAATGTGTAGTCATAGAAGACAGTACTAATGGAATTAAAGCAGCTAAAGCTGCTGGGATTTACTGCATAGGTTATCAGAGTGAAAATTCAAAATTACAGGAACTTGCCGAGGCCGATATGATTATTGGCGATTTTAGTGAGCTTGATTACCTAAAAATAAGGGATATTAAGTAA
- a CDS encoding M1 family metallopeptidase, whose product MKHYFLAAILLLSLSGFAQQYKKADFKTLDAYLTFDVSHKKVMGKVKYTFDLLEKTDTITIDAHDMDYANVTINGKKAGFVDAPHALKLYKGYKKGKNTLEFDYTAQPKQTLYFVGEGDGLQIWTQGQGKYTSHWLPSFDDMNEKVIFNITIGYEPGFTVLSNGSAHTQSIIGDKNLYWHYKMQNPMSSYLVMLAIGKFDKKIEISQSGTPIHLYYRPEDLSKFEPTYRYSKQIFDFFEKEIGVQYAWGIYRQIPVLDFLYAGMENTTSTIFSQDYVVDNIGFNDRTYVNVNAHELAHQWFGDLITAKSGEHHWLQEGFATYYALLAEQELYGDNHFYYELYQMAERLQQASKTDTIPILNEKASSLSFYQKGAWALHVLREGVGHENFRKAVKAYLEKYAFKNVDTDDFLAEINKVSNYDTQSFKKRWLENPKFEVGEAIDLLQKNEFIQQYFAIGGLQDKPFEENQEMFTNIMESDAFWPLKEEVLFQLAEVPFDKKAVIVRAAMKTNNVKIRQAVARTVTTIPDEFFDEYKSLMKDESYITREIALNVLCTRFPEKIGEFLDVSDTWVGFNDKNLRILWLTFAYTTEGYRSDLKESYYSELQEYASPKYESSIRQNALSNLMYIGKQDEVVLINLARATQHHKWQFAKFGRDNIRKLLKKDGYRDAFTAILPQLKDNERKRLEQLLVE is encoded by the coding sequence ATGAAACACTATTTTCTTGCCGCTATACTCTTACTAAGCCTTTCGGGTTTTGCCCAACAATATAAAAAAGCGGACTTTAAAACACTTGATGCATATCTTACGTTTGATGTTTCTCATAAAAAAGTGATGGGTAAGGTAAAATATACTTTTGATTTACTTGAAAAAACCGACACCATTACCATTGATGCCCACGACATGGATTATGCTAACGTAACCATTAATGGGAAAAAAGCAGGTTTTGTAGATGCCCCGCATGCTCTAAAATTATACAAAGGTTATAAAAAAGGGAAGAATACGCTGGAGTTTGACTATACAGCCCAACCCAAGCAAACGCTGTATTTTGTAGGTGAGGGAGATGGTCTACAGATATGGACACAGGGGCAGGGGAAGTATACCAGCCACTGGCTACCCAGTTTTGATGATATGAATGAAAAGGTAATATTTAATATTACTATTGGCTATGAACCGGGATTTACCGTTTTATCAAACGGATCAGCGCATACTCAATCTATTATTGGTGACAAAAACCTCTATTGGCATTACAAAATGCAAAACCCTATGAGCAGCTACCTTGTAATGCTGGCTATAGGAAAATTTGATAAAAAAATTGAGATTTCACAATCAGGAACACCAATACATTTATATTATAGGCCTGAAGATCTAAGTAAATTTGAACCGACTTATCGTTACAGCAAACAGATATTCGATTTTTTTGAAAAGGAAATAGGGGTACAGTATGCCTGGGGAATTTACAGGCAGATACCTGTTTTGGATTTTCTTTATGCCGGTATGGAAAACACGACTTCTACCATATTCTCTCAGGATTATGTGGTTGATAATATAGGTTTTAACGATCGCACTTATGTAAATGTAAATGCCCATGAGCTGGCACATCAATGGTTTGGCGATCTTATTACGGCCAAATCAGGTGAACATCACTGGCTACAGGAAGGTTTTGCTACCTATTATGCATTGCTTGCAGAACAGGAGCTTTATGGAGACAATCATTTTTATTACGAACTCTACCAAATGGCCGAAAGGCTTCAACAGGCTTCAAAAACTGATACGATACCTATACTTAACGAAAAGGCAAGCTCTTTAAGCTTTTACCAAAAAGGTGCCTGGGCATTGCATGTTCTAAGAGAAGGCGTAGGGCATGAAAACTTTAGGAAAGCAGTAAAGGCTTATCTTGAAAAGTATGCTTTTAAAAATGTTGATACCGATGATTTCCTGGCAGAGATAAATAAAGTATCTAATTACGACACTCAATCGTTTAAAAAGCGCTGGTTGGAAAACCCGAAGTTTGAAGTAGGGGAGGCCATAGACCTTTTACAGAAAAACGAATTTATTCAGCAGTATTTTGCTATAGGCGGCCTGCAGGATAAGCCTTTTGAGGAAAATCAGGAAATGTTTACGAATATAATGGAGTCGGATGCTTTTTGGCCTTTAAAGGAAGAAGTATTGTTTCAGCTGGCAGAAGTTCCTTTTGATAAAAAGGCGGTAATAGTGCGAGCTGCCATGAAAACAAATAATGTAAAGATTAGGCAGGCTGTAGCACGAACAGTTACAACTATTCCGGACGAGTTTTTTGATGAATATAAATCCTTAATGAAGGATGAATCATACATTACAAGGGAAATAGCCTTGAATGTACTTTGTACCCGCTTTCCTGAAAAGATAGGGGAGTTTTTAGATGTTTCGGATACCTGGGTTGGGTTTAATGACAAGAATCTTCGTATACTGTGGCTTACTTTTGCCTATACTACCGAAGGTTATCGAAGTGACCTTAAAGAAAGTTATTATAGCGAACTTCAGGAGTATGCCTCTCCTAAATATGAAAGCAGTATCCGCCAAAATGCATTGTCTAATCTTATGTATATTGGTAAACAGGACGAGGTTGTTTTAATTAATCTTGCCCGTGCCACACAGCACCACAAATGGCAGTTTGCCAAATTTGGCCGTGACAACATAAGAAAGCTCCTTAAAAAAGACGGTTATAGGGATGCCTTTACAGCAATATTGCCTCAGCTTAAGGATAACGAAAGAAAAAGACTCGAGCAGTTACTGGTAGAATAG